The segment ggtgtgaatgtgGCCAGTCTCTCTTTTTCAGGTTATTTTCCTATTTCATCATCTGTCTGTGTCGCATGATTGTCTCACGACCGGTAACatgttaatcattataatatatgtTAGTAAAATTAAACTTCTGACATGTATTCTAAGGAATATCCACACCTGTAGTAAGAAATGCAGCGTCACCTCTTTCTGAATGAGCCAAAATGGGTCCCATGATGACAGGAATCTTAGCCTTTGATTATGGTAGTTCAAGAGGATTCCTACATTCAGTCATTTCCATTTGGTAACCAAAAAATGTTTCAAAACAGTGAAGGAATGTAGGGGGTTGAACTAAAGTAGAACTAAACAATTATGTACATACGGTACATCCAAGAGCCTGTCAGAAAAATCATAAGCTACACCAAGTGGCTTCTTATGACAATCCTTTTTTTCTACTGCCACGGTTATTCATGCAAGGGCTCCAGTGATAGCTGTTCCGTCTGACATTTTCCTCTATTGCTCCCGTtctgatgttattaatattattctttatatttattgtaaTCGCTATTACAGTACTTTGATTTGCTTCTTCATGTAAATAATTCTTCTGTACTAGCCATGGCTGGAATGCTAAATCATAAGTAACATTGATAAGTAAAGGCAGCTTAGAGCCTCGCATaaggagaaacaggaaaacaACTTGTGTAAATTTTGTGACTTTATTTGTGCCATACTAGACGAGCGGCGGCGTGGCCGGGCGGCGCGAGGGGGCCAAGGGCGTGGCAGACGCTCCACCgccgccctctttccctccctcggcaACCCACCCGCACGCCCAAGCAAGCAAGGAACTCGCGTGGGCGGGGGAGGCTGGCTCGCTAGACCGCCTGGTTATGACTAAAGCTCTGCGGGCGGCGAGCCGATGGCGCCGCTTCGTCGAACACGCGCCGATGGGGGAGCCGATGGAGTGATGGTAACGTTTAATCATTTGTATAAAAGCTATATAATTCtacatttttaaattattattttcatagattAAAGCACataatgggggagaaagggaggaaggaggaagagagagagacagagagagcactgCTGCGCTGCTGTCAGTGGAAGCATTCACACCTCCGCCTGCTggagacgagggaaagggaggggccgCCTTCCCCCCGCGCGAGGAGCCTCCGGGATCGAGTCCTTGGCTCTTacggcagggagaggggggagcgggtGCCCCCACCCGCGAGGTGCAGGGAGGGTCAAGGGCGCGACATGACCATTAGGATATGTTATGGGCGTGATCTGGCGTGAAAGGTGCGGCATCCGTCACTAGCGCGGGGGCGGGGGCagtggaaggggcagggggcagggcgAACGGGAGGGCGGCGGGGCGCTGGTCCCAAGTCGTCGTGTTGATCAGGAAGAGATGACATGTACTTGCCGTAACGAATAACATTGCAACTTTTAGTTTAATGAATGAGCAACGATCGCCGGGAATTGCGTTCCGGCCGACGGAGGTGAGCAGCCGCGGGCGGTGAGTTAAGCGGTGTCCTGCTCGGCGTCCTCCTCGTAGTCGCCGAGGTCCTCCTCGTCGTCCACGGAGGCCTCCTGGTACTGCTGGTACTCGGACACCAGGTCGTTCATGTTGGACTCGGCCTCCGTGAACTCCATCTCGTCCATGCCCTCGCCCGTGTACCAGTGGAGGAAAGCCTTGCGCTTGTACATAGCCGTGAACTGCTCCGAGATGCGCTTGAACAGCTCCTGGATGGCGGTCGAGTTGCCGATGAAGGTTGACGCCATCTTGATGCCTCGCGGCGGGATGTCGCACACGGCCGTCTTCACGTTGTTGGGGATCCATTCCACGAAGTACGAAGAGTTCTTGCTCTGGATGTTGTACATCTGCTCGTCCACCTCCTTCATGGACATCTTGCCTCGGAACACGGCGGCCACGGTCAGGTAGCGGCCGTGGCGCGGGTCGCAGGCGGCCATCATGTTCTTGGCGTCGAACATCTGCTGAGTGAGCTCGGGCACGGTGAGGGCGCGGTACTGCTGCGAGCCGCGGGCGGTGAGCGGCGCGAAGCCGGGCATGAAGAAGTGCAGGCGAGGGAACGGTACCATGTTCACGGCCAATTTCCTGAGGTCGGCGTTCAGCTGGCCAGGGAAGCGCAGGCAGGTGGTCACGCCCGACATGGTGAGCGACACCAGATGGTTCAAATCGCCGTAGGTCGGGTTCATCAGCTTGAGGGTTCGGAAGCAGATGTCGTAGAGAGCCTCGTTGTCGATGCAGTAGGTCTGGTCAGTGTTCTCGACCAGCTGGTGAATGGAGAGGGTCGCGTTGTACGGCTCTACCACAGTGTCGGAGACCTGGCGGGGACAAGGGCGTTACAGACAATAGGCAAGGGGGGCGAGTTCGACAAACGGGTCTCAGCTGGACAAGATAACCAGAACACAGACAAGATAAATCTTCTTCATTAAATGCCAAGAAAAATAATCAGAATTAGCACAGCGAATCTTATCAGCAATTCATCTCCGAGGAGCGACCCGCAGCCACAGTCTACACAAGCGCTCCTCCTTACCTTAGGCGAAGGAACGACGGAGAAAGTGTTCATGATCCTGTCGGGGAACTCCTCGCGGATCTTGGAGACGAGGAGCGTGCCCATACCGGAGCCTGTACCGCCGCCCAGGGAGTGTGTCAGCTGGAAGCCCTGCAGGCAGTCACAGTTCTCAGCCTCCTTCCTCACCACGTCGAGCACGGAGTCCACGAGTTCGGCGCCCTCAGTGTAGTGTCCCTTGGCCCAGTTGTTCCCTGCGCCGCTCTGACCTGGGGGTGGGCgggtggcggagggaggaagaaggaggaggggagacaaagGGAAGTAGTTAGTTGATCTGTCCCTTGGGTTCTAATCGGGTGGCCAAATGACTCATGTCggcattaagattttttttcatatttacaaaGAACTGATTTATTTAGAATTTCAATAGAAACACTCAATACTGGAAATTAATACTGACTATTTGACCTACTGCTTATATTTTCCTCTAATTCACTAAAACTTGAACATATACGAACCATAATATCTCAACAAGAGACTTTACcaaaacataaaacgaaaaatgTGGATGACAGGGGGACATAAAAGGAATTATGGTTGTTAGTGTCACATGCATAATGTCACAAGCGGTCAAGaagctgtgtatgtatgtgtgaatatgtgtatataagtacgtgtgtgttgatgtgtatatAACTTGTGTATAAATAAGATGCTCAGTAACGCCTTCTCATGCAACATTCAACATTCATCATTCTGCATAGAGAATCAAGAGCGGCATTCAACCCGGCGCGgttctgcttgcttgcttgtcatGCACTAATAGTCTAAACATTCATTCTAACACCGGCGGTCGCTAGAACAAGAAGCCAAGACGCTAGATTTAGTGCTCATGTGATGTCATGCGGCGCCCGAGAACGCGCTGGCGAGGGAACAAGAGGTCACGAGTGCTTGCCGTTTTGTTGGGCTTTGGGTCCCTTTGCTGATCCCCGAGTCGgttggataaatgaatgaacaaatgaacacacacgcacacgcacgcacacacacacacacacacacacacacatatatatatacatatatatatatatatatatatatatatatatatatatatatatatacatatatatatatacatatatatatatatatatatacatatctatatatatatatatatatatatatatatatatatatatatatatatatatatatatatatatatatgtatatatatatatatataacacatccaccatgcacacgcacatatacatacatgcgtaaatatatgcaaacacacatacataaacacacatatatact is part of the Penaeus vannamei isolate JL-2024 chromosome 19, ASM4276789v1, whole genome shotgun sequence genome and harbors:
- the LOC113826677 gene encoding tubulin beta-4B chain isoform X1: MREIVHVQTGQCGNQIGTKFWEIISDEHGLTAAGTLRENVPQDVRDLQLERINVYYSEGAPGKYVPRAILVDLEPGTMDSVKAGTLGELFKPSHFVFGQSGAGNNWAKGHYTEGAELVDSVLDVVRKEAENCDCLQGFQLTHSLGGGTGSGMGTLLVSKIREEFPDRIMNTFSVVPSPKVSDTVVEPYNATLSIHQLVENTDQTYCIDNEALYDICFRTLKLMNPTYGDLNHLVSLTMSGVTTCLRFPGQLNADLRKLAVNMVPFPRLHFFMPGFAPLTARGSQQYRALTVPELTQQMFDAKNMMAACDPRHGRYLTVAAVFRGKMSMKEVDEQMYNIQSKNSSYFVEWIPNNVKTAVCDIPPRGIKMASTFIGNSTAIQELFKRISEQFTAMYKRKAFLHWYTGEGMDEMEFTEAESNMNDLVSEYQQYQEASVDDEEDLGDYEEDAEQDTA
- the LOC113826677 gene encoding tubulin beta-1 chain isoform X2 translates to MREIVHVQTGQCGNQIGTKFWEIISDEHGLTAAGTLRENVPQDVRDLQLERINVYYSEGNKAKYVPRAVLVDLEPGTMDAVRSGPLGPLFKPEHIVFGQSGAGNNWAKGHYTEGAELVDSVLDVVRKEAENCDCLQGFQLTHSLGGGTGSGMGTLLVSKIREEFPDRIMNTFSVVPSPKVSDTVVEPYNATLSIHQLVENTDQTYCIDNEALYDICFRTLKLMNPTYGDLNHLVSLTMSGVTTCLRFPGQLNADLRKLAVNMVPFPRLHFFMPGFAPLTARGSQQYRALTVPELTQQMFDAKNMMAACDPRHGRYLTVAAVFRGKMSMKEVDEQMYNIQSKNSSYFVEWIPNNVKTAVCDIPPRGIKMASTFIGNSTAIQELFKRISEQFTAMYKRKAFLHWYTGEGMDEMEFTEAESNMNDLVSEYQQYQEASVDDEEDLGDYEEDAEQDTA